The following coding sequences are from one Synergistaceae bacterium window:
- a CDS encoding GNAT family N-acetyltransferase, translated as MNNLIWDELKFFISRLKSLSISDSLNLDNNNHGFCVSVKCELESWVYCPDNINQDICDKVINFFTGRESFMWPVYNNADTKILDDSGLFYAGDLIAMSLNPENAITSKANPNIKIERVINNSREWAVTAGISFGSQENEITRNYINFISAMNQDRQNLALYLAKLDNKPAGTFLLTRKNGVYYFGVKPEFRRMGIAAAMMSEICRLSNLHDRNIITLQATPSGYKFYKSFGFSELFAIKVYSPEKEIF; from the coding sequence GTGAATAATTTAATATGGGATGAGTTAAAATTTTTTATATCGCGCTTAAAATCTTTATCAATCAGCGACTCCCTTAATCTCGATAATAATAATCACGGCTTCTGTGTATCAGTAAAATGCGAGCTTGAAAGCTGGGTATACTGCCCTGATAATATAAATCAAGATATTTGCGATAAAGTTATTAATTTCTTTACTGGGCGCGAGTCTTTCATGTGGCCTGTATATAATAATGCTGACACGAAAATTTTAGACGATTCAGGACTATTTTATGCAGGTGATTTAATTGCTATGAGCCTTAATCCTGAGAATGCAATAACGAGTAAAGCAAATCCAAATATAAAAATTGAACGCGTCATAAATAATTCTCGTGAATGGGCAGTTACTGCGGGAATTTCTTTCGGGAGTCAGGAAAACGAGATCACCCGGAATTATATAAATTTTATTTCTGCCATGAATCAAGACCGGCAAAATTTAGCATTATATCTCGCAAAACTTGATAATAAACCGGCGGGAACTTTCTTATTAACCCGCAAAAACGGTGTATATTATTTCGGAGTCAAACCTGAATTCAGGCGCATGGGTATAGCAGCGGCCATGATGAGCGAAATTTGCAGGTTATCGAATTTACATGATAGAAATATTATAACTTTACAAGCGACTCCATCAGGATATAAATTTTATAAGTCGTTCGGATTCAGTGAATTATTCGCTATAAAAGTCTATTCGCCTGAGAAAGAAATTTTTTAA